ACTCGTTGAACGGGTCCAGGAAGCTGATGTGGATCGCGCCCTGCTTGAGCAGCGCCACCTCCGCGGCCGGCGGCTGGCGCACGCGCAACACGATGTCCGCCTCGCCGAGTGCGGCCGCGCGGTCGGCGCGTACCGCGGCGCCCGCCTTCTCGTAGGTCGCATCGGGATAGAACGCACCGCCACCGATGCCGCTTTCCACCGCGACGGTGGCGCCGAGCTTGACCAGCCGGGCCGCGGTGTCCGGCGTCACGGCGGCGCGCGGCTCGTTCGGGTCGGTTTCCTTGGGGGCAAATATGAGCATGCAGGCTCCAGCTACCGCGGGCGCATTGGTGCCTCCCGGCTGGAGAGGGCACGCTGACGGCAAGCGGGTAGGATGTTCGAGATTAACGCCTAATAGCTGCTAATATTTCGTCCGAAAGTCAACCTCGGCGGCACCCCGGGCCGCGTCGCGGGACCGTCCTGAGGACGTGTTTGCGCGGCTTGAGCATCCGCGTTGCAGGGCGGCTTTGTTCTTCGGTACAGTCCTGCCAGGAGCAATCACGAACGATGACGGAAGGCAAAGGAGTCAAGGGCAAGGTGGCCGAGCCGATGCCCGCGGTGTTGGAACTGGAGCCCGGCAGCTACTGGTGGTGCCGGTGCGGGCAGAGCGAGAACCAGCCCTATTGCGATGGATCTCACCAGGGTACCGAGTTCGAGCCGCTTCAGTTCACCATCGACGAGACGCGCAACTATGCGCTCTGTCAGTGCAAGCAGACGGACAACGATCCATTCTGCGACGGCACCCACTCTCACCTGTAGCAGCCCGTGGCGAACTCCGGCAGCATTCGAGGTGCGACGCCGGGTTCCCCCACGGGCCGCTCGCACCTGACGGCTGCGCCGCACGGTGCCGGTGCGCCAGCCTGACCGCGTGCAACTGATCGAATCGCACCGCGTGGCGATGTCCCAGGTGTACGGCGGCAGCCGTTTCTACCTGGACTATCTCGCCGGCCGGGCCGACCGCTACTTCACCCACCCGGCCGGCGATGCCGCCGCGGCGCTGCGCAGCCGGCAGGCGGCGGACGGCCCGCGCGCCGAACTGGCCGCCGTGCTGTGCGACTACCAGCACGCCCTGGGGGCGCCGGAAGCGGCGCAGGCGGCGGCGCGCGCGCTCGGCGAAGCCGGCACGCTGTGCGTGCACACCGGCCAGCAGGCCGGCTTCATGGGCGGGCCCGCTTACACGCTGTACAAGATCGTTACCGCGATCCGGCTCGCCGCACGCTACCAGGAGGAGTTCGGGCGGCGCTGCGTGCCCGTGTTCTGGCTCGCCTCCGAGGACCACGATCTCGGCGAGATCGACCATGCCCACTTCCTGGCCGGCGACGGCAACGTCGGCCGGGTGCGCTTCCAGTGGCGCGACGCGGGCCGGCCGATCAGCGACCTGCCGGTAACGGACGAGGTGCGGGAGGCCGCGCGGCAGTACTTCGATCGCGTGGGCGATGCACCGTTCGCCGGCTACGCCGCAGGGCTGTTCGCCCCGCGCGGCGGCGGATTCGCGCGCTCGGTGGCGGCAGCCCTGTCGCGCCTGTTCGGCAACCACGGCCTGGTCGTGCTGGAGCCGCACCTGCTGCGGCCCCTGTTCCCGGAGTTCTTCGCACGGGCAATCGCCGCGTCCGGCGCGGTGCGGCGCACACTGCGTGCCGCCGCCGCCGCCCTGACCGAGGACCACTACCCGGTTCCGCTCGATCCGGAGCGTGCCGGGACGCTGTTTCACACCTCCGGCGGCCCGCGCGAACGGCTCGCGGATGGCGCGCCGGCGCCGCCGGTGAGCCACCTGTCCACCGACGCGGCACTGCGTCCGGTGCTCGCCGACCTGGCGCTGCCGTCGCTGGCTACCGTGCTCGGCCCCGGCGAGGTGGCCTACCAGGCGATGCTGCGCGGGCTGTACGAGCTGTTCGGCGTGCCGCAGCCGCTGGTTGCCGCGCGCAAGGGCTACACCCTCGTCGACTCCGCCGCGGCGGCCGCGCTGGAGCACTACGACCTGGTCCCCACGCAGATCGTCGGACCCGAGTTCTCGGTGCGCGCCGCGTTCAGCGCCGCGGTGCCGGCCAGCGAACGGTCCCGGTTCGCCGCGGTGCGCGACCGCCTGGCCGAGCTGTGGGCGCCGCTGGAGGGCCACGTGGCGGACGTCGATCCCAATCTGGCGCGCACCTGGCAGCGCAGCCTCGGTCATGCCCGGCTGGCCCTGGACCGCCTGGAGGAGCGCACGGCGCGGGCGTTGATGAGCCGGCGCGGCGCCGCCCGCCAGGAGCTGCAGGCGTTGCGCGGCCTGGTGTGGCCGCGCGGGCGGCTGCAGGAACGCGTACTGCCGGTTGCGCACTTCGTGAGCCGCTACGGTGCGGAGCTGCCGGCGGCGCTGCTGGCCGCCTGCGATCCGGGCGAGCCTGACCACGAGATCCTGGTTTTTCGTGCGCCCAACGGTGCCTCCGACTGACCTGCGCGGCGGACTGACGTGCGCGGCGGACTGACGTGCGCATAGGCATTACCTGCTACCCCACCCACGGCGGCAGCGGCGTGTTCGCAACCGAACTGGGCAAGCAGCTTGCCCTGCGCGGCCACACCGTCTCGTTCATCAGCTACTCGGCACCACTGCGGCTGGTCGACCTGCCGCCGCGGGTCACCTTCCACGAGGTCGAGGCCGGCGAGTACCCGCTGCTGAAGCAGTATCCCTATACGCTCGCACTGGCCGCCAAGATGGTGGAGGTGGCAACCGCCAACCGCCTGCAGGTGCTGCACGTGCATTACGCCATTCCGTTCTCGCCGGCCGCGATCCTGGCGCGCCAGATGGCGCCCGAGCTGAGCCTCAGGGTGGTGACCACGCTGCACGGCACCGACACGTCGCTGGTAGGCGCCGCGCCCTACTTCCACCCGGTAACGCGCTTCTCGATCGCGCAGTCGGACGCGGTCACCACCGTGTCGGAGTATCTGCGCAAGGAGACCGAGGAGACGTTTCAGGTCACCCGTCCGATCGAGGTCATCCCCAACTGCGTGGATCTCGATCACTACCACCACGCCGACCGCGACGGCGGCAAGAAGCTGGTGCTGCACATCTCCAACTTCCGCGAGGTAAAGCGCGCCACCGACGTAATCAGGGTGTTCGCCCGCACCCTCACCCGCGTGGACGCGCGCCTGGTGCTAGTCGGCGACGGCCCCGACCTGAGCCGCGCGCTGGCGCTGGCCCGTGAGCTCGGGGTGGCGGACGACGTTGCCACCGTCGGCGTGGTGGACGACGTGGCGCCGTTTCTGCAGGCGGCGGACCTGTTGCTGTTGCCGAGCGCGTCGGAGAGTTTCGGGCTGGTCGCCCTGGAGGCGATGGCCAGCGGCGTACCGGTGGTGGCGAGCCACGCCGGCGGTCTGCCGGAGGTGGTGCCGGACGGCGAAGCCGGTTACCTGCTGCCGCCGGGGGATGTCGAAGCCATGGCCGAGCGGGTCGTGCAACTGCTCTCGGATGAGGGCCGCCATGCCCGTTTCGCCGCCGCCGGCCGCCGCCGGGCGGTGCAGTTCGGGTGCGACGAGGTGGTGCCGCGCTTCGAGGCGCTCTACGAGCGCGTACTGCGCCAGCCGCCGGCCCCGCCGGTGATGGATCCGGACGCGGGGGCGCACGCCGGAGCGCGGGGATGAACCGCCCCCGCCCCCGCCCCCGCCCCCGCCGCCGCCGTTCGTCCGGCGGACGGCCCGGATCCGAACTGGCAGGCACCTGCGGCGCGGCGGAAGCGGCGCCTCCGCGGCAGCGCGCCGAACTGGTGCTGGCGAGCCGCGGCAGCGACCTGGCGTTGGCGCAGACGCGGCTGGTCGGCGAAGCGCTGGCCGCGGCCCATCCCGGCGTCGGCTGGCGGATCCTGACCATCACTACCCGCGGCGACCGTAGCGCGGGCGCCGGCCGCGGCGCCCCGCCACGGTCCGGCCCGGACACGATGCCGGGCGGTCCCCGGAAGATGCCGGCCACGGCAGGGGAAGAGCGGCTGCCGCGAGCTGCCGGCGGTTCGGCCCGGACCACCGGCACCGCGGGAAGCGCGCCGTCCGCCGCCGGCCGGGTTGCCGGTTCGAGTCCGGCCGCGCGTCGAAGTGCGGGGTCGGGGCCGGCCCTGTCGTCGGTAGGACTGTCGTCGGTAGGACAGTCGTCGGTAGGACAGTCGCCGGCCGGTGAGCAGGCGGTCGCCGGAACCGGTCTGGCGGCGCTGGCACGCGTCAGCCCCGGGGTATTCACTTCCGAGGTGGCGGCGGCGGTGATGCGCGGCGATGCGGCCGCGGCCGTGCACTCCCTCAAGGACCTGCCGCTGGACAACCGGGGCGGCCTGTACGTGGCCGCCATCCCGCCGCGCGCGGCGCCCGGTGACGCGCTGGTTGCGGCAGACCGGTGGGTCGATGCTTCCGCTCCCCTGGGGCTGCGCGGCGGCGCCGCGGTCGGCACCAGTTCGCCGCGGCGGGCGGCCCTGCTGCGCACCTTTGCCCCGCAGGCTCGCGTGGTTGAGGCGCGCGGCAACGTGCCGACCCGGCTGCGGCGCTGCCGCGACGGGGAGCTGGGCGCGGTGGTGCTGGCGCGGGCGGGCCTGGAACGGCTGGACGCGCCGCTCGCCGGTCTGCGCCTGCTGGCGTTGCCGCCGGAACACTGGCAGCCGGCGCCGGGCCAGGGGGCGCTGGCGGTGCAGGCACGCCGCGGTGACGCCGCCGCGGACCTGCTGGCCGCGCTCGACCATGCGTCCACGCGCACCGCGGTGGAGTTGGAGCGCGCCGTTCTGCGCGCCCTCGGAGGCGGCTGCGCGGCGCCGTGCGGGGCTTGGGCCCGGCGCAACGGCGGTGGTGACTGGGAGCTGCACTACGGCATCGCCGCCGCGGACGGTCGCGGCTGGCGGTCGTACCGCCTGCGCGGCACCGCCGCCGGCTGCCGGCGCGCACTCGAGGCGTGGGCTGCCGGTGGACCGCCGCCGGGCGACGAGGTGCCGGCGGAGGCGGCGCAAGCCGGGATCGGAGCAGTACTATTCGGTACGACATGAATACGGAATCTGATCGAACACGGCCGCATTCGGAGCGGCTCTACGCGCGTGCCCGGGAGCTGATGCCGGGCGGCGTCAACAGCCCGGTGCGGGCGTTCGGGGCGGTCGGCGGCACGCCGGTGTTCTTCGCCTCGGCGCGCGGCAGCAAGGTGCGCGACGCGGACGGCCGCGAGTACGTCGACTTCTGCCAGTCGTGGGGCCCGCTGATCCTCGGCCACGCCGAGCCGGCGGTGGTCGGCGCCGTGCAGCGCGCGGCGGAGCGGGGCCTGTCGTTCGGCGCCTGTCACGCCGCCGAGGCCGACCTCGCGGCGCTGATCGTGGACGGCTACGAGGGCGCTGAGCGGGTGCGGCTGGTCAGTTCCGGCACCGAGGCAGTAATGACCGCCATGCGCATCGCCCGCGGCGCCACCGGGCGGCCGCTCATCGTCAAGTTCGAAGGCGGCTACCACGGCCATCACGACAGCCTGCTGGTGAAGGCGGGGTCGGGCCTCGCCACCACCGGGCTGGCCAGCTCGGCCGGGGTGCCGGACGCGATCGCGGGAGCCACGGTGGTGGCCCGCCTGGACGACGAAGAGTCGGTGAACGCCGTGTTTGCCGCCCACGGCGATGCGATCGCCGCGGTCATCGTGGAGCCGGTGCCGGCCAACAACGGGCTCCTGCTGCAGCGCGGCGCGTTCCTGGATCACCTGGCCGCGGAGACCCGCCGCGCAGGTGCGTTGCTGATCGCCGACGAGGTGATCGCCGGGTTCCGCCTGCGCTACGGCGCGTCGCCCGCCGCCGCCCGGCTGCAGCCCGACCTGGTGACGCTCGGCAAGATCATCGGCGGGGGCATGCCGATCGGCGCGATCGCCGGGCGTGCCGGGCTGCTGGAGCAACTCGCCCCGGTCGGCGCGGTGTACCAGGCGGGCACCCTGAGCGGCAACCCGCTGTCGGTGGCGGCCGGCGTCGCCACGCTGGAGGCCCTGACCGACCGCGCGCGCTACGCCGAGCTGGAGCGCCTGGGCGCCGCCGTCGAGGAGGCGCTGGGCGC
The genomic region above belongs to Spirochaetaceae bacterium and contains:
- a CDS encoding CDGSH iron-sulfur domain-containing protein produces the protein MTEGKGVKGKVAEPMPAVLELEPGSYWWCRCGQSENQPYCDGSHQGTEFEPLQFTIDETRNYALCQCKQTDNDPFCDGTHSHL
- the bshC gene encoding bacillithiol biosynthesis BshC is translated as MPVRQPDRVQLIESHRVAMSQVYGGSRFYLDYLAGRADRYFTHPAGDAAAALRSRQAADGPRAELAAVLCDYQHALGAPEAAQAAARALGEAGTLCVHTGQQAGFMGGPAYTLYKIVTAIRLAARYQEEFGRRCVPVFWLASEDHDLGEIDHAHFLAGDGNVGRVRFQWRDAGRPISDLPVTDEVREAARQYFDRVGDAPFAGYAAGLFAPRGGGFARSVAAALSRLFGNHGLVVLEPHLLRPLFPEFFARAIAASGAVRRTLRAAAAALTEDHYPVPLDPERAGTLFHTSGGPRERLADGAPAPPVSHLSTDAALRPVLADLALPSLATVLGPGEVAYQAMLRGLYELFGVPQPLVAARKGYTLVDSAAAAALEHYDLVPTQIVGPEFSVRAAFSAAVPASERSRFAAVRDRLAELWAPLEGHVADVDPNLARTWQRSLGHARLALDRLEERTARALMSRRGAARQELQALRGLVWPRGRLQERVLPVAHFVSRYGAELPAALLAACDPGEPDHEILVFRAPNGASD
- the bshA gene encoding N-acetyl-alpha-D-glucosaminyl L-malate synthase BshA translates to MRIGITCYPTHGGSGVFATELGKQLALRGHTVSFISYSAPLRLVDLPPRVTFHEVEAGEYPLLKQYPYTLALAAKMVEVATANRLQVLHVHYAIPFSPAAILARQMAPELSLRVVTTLHGTDTSLVGAAPYFHPVTRFSIAQSDAVTTVSEYLRKETEETFQVTRPIEVIPNCVDLDHYHHADRDGGKKLVLHISNFREVKRATDVIRVFARTLTRVDARLVLVGDGPDLSRALALARELGVADDVATVGVVDDVAPFLQAADLLLLPSASESFGLVALEAMASGVPVVASHAGGLPEVVPDGEAGYLLPPGDVEAMAERVVQLLSDEGRHARFAAAGRRRAVQFGCDEVVPRFEALYERVLRQPPAPPVMDPDAGAHAGARG
- the hemC gene encoding hydroxymethylbilane synthase, coding for MNRPRPRPRPRRRRSSGGRPGSELAGTCGAAEAAPPRQRAELVLASRGSDLALAQTRLVGEALAAAHPGVGWRILTITTRGDRSAGAGRGAPPRSGPDTMPGGPRKMPATAGEERLPRAAGGSARTTGTAGSAPSAAGRVAGSSPAARRSAGSGPALSSVGLSSVGQSSVGQSPAGEQAVAGTGLAALARVSPGVFTSEVAAAVMRGDAAAAVHSLKDLPLDNRGGLYVAAIPPRAAPGDALVAADRWVDASAPLGLRGGAAVGTSSPRRAALLRTFAPQARVVEARGNVPTRLRRCRDGELGAVVLARAGLERLDAPLAGLRLLALPPEHWQPAPGQGALAVQARRGDAAADLLAALDHASTRTAVELERAVLRALGGGCAAPCGAWARRNGGGDWELHYGIAAADGRGWRSYRLRGTAAGCRRALEAWAAGGPPPGDEVPAEAAQAGIGAVLFGTT
- a CDS encoding glutamate-1-semialdehyde 2,1-aminomutase — translated: MNTESDRTRPHSERLYARARELMPGGVNSPVRAFGAVGGTPVFFASARGSKVRDADGREYVDFCQSWGPLILGHAEPAVVGAVQRAAERGLSFGACHAAEADLAALIVDGYEGAERVRLVSSGTEAVMTAMRIARGATGRPLIVKFEGGYHGHHDSLLVKAGSGLATTGLASSAGVPDAIAGATVVARLDDEESVNAVFAAHGDAIAAVIVEPVPANNGLLLQRGAFLDHLAAETRRAGALLIADEVIAGFRLRYGASPAAARLQPDLVTLGKIIGGGMPIGAIAGRAGLLEQLAPVGAVYQAGTLSGNPLSVAAGVATLEALTDRARYAELERLGAAVEEALGAAAAPGVQLIRSGSMLWPYYGTGRPRAAHQVAAAAIERFNRAYGGFLERGLYLPPSGYEVGFLSTAHTVSECRMLADALVAAAA